One Anolis carolinensis isolate JA03-04 chromosome 4, rAnoCar3.1.pri, whole genome shotgun sequence DNA window includes the following coding sequences:
- the LOC134298697 gene encoding hydroxysteroid 11-beta-dehydrogenase 1-like protein yields the protein MRAAGLLLSVIGIVAIWVASWRDTFEPRAQVLLTGARDGIGEQMAYHYAQFGVQIVLTARRKVMLQKVMAKCLELGAKKAIYFVADMASPAEPEKLIRFTSEQFGGLDFVVLNHIGTSSFEIWAGDMDHLRWLMQHPEYPQ from the exons ATGAGGGCTGCTGGGCTTCTGCTCTCAGTCATTGGCATTGTAGCCATTTGGGTGGCCTCTTGGAGAGACACCTTCGAGCCAAGAGCCCAGGTTCTCTTGACCGGTGCCAGAGATGGGATCGGGGAACAAATGGCCTACCACTATGCCCAGTTCGGTGTGCAAATCGTTCTCACTGCCCGGAGAAAGGTCATGCTGCAGAAAGTGATGGCCAAATGTCTGGAGCTGGGAGCCAAGAAGGCCATCTACTTCGTCGCAGATATGGCTTCTCCTGCTGAGCCAGAAAAGCTGATCCGTTTCACCTCGGAGCAATTTGGGGGTTTGGATTTTGTGGTCCTCAACCATATTGGCACATCATCTTTTGAGATATGGGCTGGAGACATGGACCATCTGCGTTGGCTCATGCAG catcccgaATACCCCcagtaa